TGTGGCTCGTCCGAATGATACAAAATTAGTAAAACAAATTCATGGTACTACACGTTCACTTATCAACAACATGGTTGAGGGTGTAAACGAAGGCTTCAAGAAAGAATTAAATCTTGTTGGTATCGGGTATCGTGCATCTAAGTCAGGAAACACATTAGTCTTGAATGTTGGATACTCACATCCAATTGAATTCGAAGTCAATGAAGGCCTTGAAGTGGAAGTACCATCTGCAACAGTTATTGTTGTTAGTGGAATTGATAAACAAATGGTTGGAGAATTTGCCGCAAACGTTCGTGCAACTCGTAAACCAGAACCTTACCTCGGTAAAGGGATTAAATACAAAGATGAAGTTATCCGTCGTAAAGAGGGTAAAACTGCAGCTAAGAAATAGTGGGAAAGGAGAAATTGAATTATGGCAAAAAAATTATCTAGAAATCAAGAACGCGTGCGTCGTCATGCTCGAGTTCGTCGTAAGGTCAGTGGAACGCAAGAACGCCCACGTCTTAGCGTGTATCGCTCAAATGGAAACATTTCGGTACAAATCATCGATGATGTCGCTCAAGTAACCCTTGCAGCAACAGGATCAATTGATTTAAAACTTGAAAATGGCGGAAACGTCGAAGCAGCAACAAAAGTTGGTGCTGAAGTTGCTAAATTAGCAAAAGATAAAGGTATTACAGCAGTAGTATTCGACCGTGGTGGATATATCTATCATGGACGTGTTAAAGCACTTGCTGAAGCAGCTCGCGAAGCCGGGCTAGAGTTTTAAGAAGGAGGCGCATGATGAATCGTAAACCGAGAAGAGAACCACGTGAACAAGAATTTGAAGAACGTGTTGTTGTCATCAATCGTGTAACTAAAGTCGTTAAAGGTGGTCGTCGTTTCCGCTTTGCAGCTCTAGTTGTCGTTGGCGACAAAAAAGGACGTGTTGGATTTGGAACGGGTAAAGCAAACGAAGTCCCAGATGCAATCCGCAAAGGTGTTGAAGCAGCTAAGAAAAACTTAATCAAAGTTGAAATGGTTAACGGAAGTTTACCACATGTTAACACTGGTAAATTTGGTGCTGGGGAAGTATTCGTACGCCCTGCAACTGAAGGTACTGGAGTTATCGCTGGTGGAGCAATCCGTGACGTCATGGAATTAGCTGGTGTTACAGATGTTCTAACAAAATGTATCGGATCACGCACACCAATTAACATGGTTCGTGCAACATTCGAAGCATTAAAAACAATGAAAACTGTTAATGAAGTTGCTTCATTAAGAGAAATTAAAGTCGAAGACGTACGATAGAAGGAGGCCTTTATGAAATTACATGAACTTAAATACAATGAAGGTGCCCGTCAAGATCGTAAACGTATCGGACGTGGACACGGTTCAGGAACTGGTAAAACATCAGGTAAAGGTCACAAAGGGCAAAATGCTCGTAGTGGCGGTGGTGTTGCACTAGGATTTGAGGGTGGACAAACACCACTTTACAAACGTATTCCTACACGTGGATTTAAAAACATTAACCGTGTTGAGCATGCAGTTGTAAACTTATCATCATTGAATGTATTCGAAGATGGTAGCGAAGTAACAATCGAAATGTTACTTGAAAAACGTATTATTAACAAAACACTTGACGGTGTAAAAATCTTAGGTCAAGGTGAGTTAGAGAAGAAGTTAACTGTTAAAGCGAACGCATTCTCAAAATCAGCAATTGAAAGTATTGAAAAATTGGGTGGAAAAGCAGAGGTGATCTAATGAGATTATTTACTGATATTTTTAAAAACAAAGAAATCAGAAGAAAAATCATGTTCACACTGGCTATGCTATTACTTTATCGTTTAGGAACAGTTGTACCTGTTCCTAACGTCGATAGCGCTAAGCTTTCGGGGATGGTCTCATCATTAGAGTCTAATACGCTAGTTGGAATGATTAATATTCTTGGTGGTGGTTTACTACAACAATTGTCGATTTTCGCTCTTGGTGTGGGTCCATACATTACTGGGTCAATCATTATTCAACTCTTGTCAATGGATGTAATTCCGTACTTAACGGAACTTACAAAATCTGGACAAAAGGGGAAACAACAGATTGATCGTATTACACGTTACTTGGGAGTTATACTAGCGTATGTCCAAGGAATTGGTATTCTCTACGTTTTTAACTCACAATATAACATTCTCTTAAGTACTAACGTTGTTGACTATTTCTTTATGGGAACAGTCATGACAGCTGGAACAATGTTCCTACTCTGGGTTGGTGATCAAATCACCGCTAAGGGTGTTGGTAACGGGATGTCCCTCATTATCTTTGCTGGTATTGTATCGGCAATGCCAAAATCATTCGCAAGTGCATATGCAGCAATGGTTACAAACGGTGGTTCAATGGGATGGTTATGGTTCACGCTCTTTGCGTTATCATACGTCGCAATTATCATTCTCGTTGTATTCATGAACAATGCAGTGCGTAAGATTTCAATTCAATACACATCAAACGTAAGCGGAACAGCACGTGGTAGTGGAATGAACCATTTACCATTAATGATTAACTCTGCTTCTGTTATTCCAGTTATTTTCGCTGGAGCAATTATGCAAGCACCGATTATTGCCTTAAGTTGGTTTAATCAAGGAAGTGTTTACACATTCTTGAGCACCTACTTTACAACAAATCATCCAGTGGGATTAACACTGTATGCTCTCTTAACGATTGCATTCACGTTCTTCTACACTCACTTGCAAGTTGATCCTGAGAAAATATCAGAAGATTTTGCTAAGAATAATTCATACATTCCTGGCGTTCGTCCTGGAAAAGATACGAAAACATATATTAGTACAATCTTAAATCGCATTACTGTATTGGGAGCAATTTTCCTAACATTCGTTGCGGTACTACCTCACTTACTACCAATGATCACTAATGGTGCAATTCCTGCATCAACAGCTCCTGGTGGAACGGGTATTATCATCGTTGTTGGTGTTGCTTTAGAGACAGTGAAAGAACTTGAAGGACGATTAACACAACGTGATCGTTCATACAAAGGTTTATTCAACCGTTAGGAGGAACTATGAATTTATTAATAATGGGTCCTGCTGGTAGCGGTAAAGGAACAATGTCGGCACAAATTGTTGAAGCGTATGGAGTTGTCCATATTTCAACAGGGGATATGTTTCGTGAAGCAATCGCAAACGAAACACCTGTTGGATTAGAAGCAAAGTCATACATGGATAACGGTAAACTTGTGCCAGACAGTGTTACCGATCGTATGGTTAAAGAACGCATTTCGCAAGACGATTGCTTGAATGGTTATCTCTTAGATGGCTATCCACGTAATTTGAGTCAAGCGCATGCAATCGAAGAAATGGCAGCAGAAATTAATCGCCCAATCGATTTGGTGATCAACCTTGTTGTTGATTATCAAGAACTCGTAAAACGAATTACAGGTCGTCGTATCTGTAAGACATGCGGTGCTATCTATCATGTTGACTTCCACAAACCACAAATCGAAGGTGTCTGTGACATCGACGGTGGTGCGTTGTATCAACGTGTTGATGATACTGAAGAGAAATTAGCTGTTCGTTTTGAAGAATATACCAAACAAACAGAACCTTCAATCGAATATTTTAGAGAAAAAGGTTTAGTTCGTGATATTGATGCATCACAAGATGCAAAGAAGGTCATGGACGACATTAGAAACATTTTAGAGGCGGTTAAATGATTACAACCAAGTCTGAACGTGAATTAGATTTAATGAGAGAAGCGGGACGCATTGCCTTTGAAGCGCAAGAAGTTGTCCGTGCTGCGATCAAACCGGGTGTCTCTACAAAACATTTGGATGATCTTGCTCATCGTTATATTCTAAGTCAAGGTGCAACGCCAGCGTTTCTTGGTTTTGATGGATTTACCGGTTCAATCTGTGCTTCAGTTAACGAAGTATTAGTTCATGGTATCCCAAGTTCAGATATAATCCTCAAAGATGGTGACATCATTACAATTGATGTTGGAGCAGTTTACAAAGGTTACTATAGTGATCATGCGTGGACCTATCCAGTTGGTGAGATAAGTGAAGCGGCGAAAGTCTTACTTCAAGTATCAGAAGATTCATTGTTTGCAGGAATTGAAGCCGCTGTTGCCGGTAATCGTGTTGGTGATATTGGTCATGCAGTTATGTCGGTTGTTGAGCCGTATGGATTTGGACTCCCTGTGGAGTACTCGGGCCATGGTTTGGGAACGTCGATGCATGAAGAACCATTTGTACCCAACGTCGGTGTGCCAGGTAAAGGCGCTTTACTACGTAAAAATATGGTAATCGCAATTGAACCGATGGTTCAAATCGGTACCAATAAGACAGAAGTTCTTGATGATGGTTGGAATGTTGTATCGAAAGATAGATCACTGACAGCGCATTATGAACATACTGTTCTCGTTTTAGAAAATGGTTATGAAATACTAACCCGAACAAAGGAGGCTTTTTAACACTCATGAGCAAAGAAAACGTAATTGAAGTTGATGGAGTAGTTCTTGATACATTGCCAGGTGCAATGTTTAAGGTGGAACTCAGTAATGGTCATGAAATTTTAGCTCACGTATCTGGTAAAATCCGTATGCACTACATTCGCATTTTACCGGGAGACCGCGTGACTGTAGAGATTTCGCCTTACGATTTATCACGTGGGCGCATTACATTTAGACATAAATAAGATAGTTTTAGGAGGATATACTAATGAAAGTAAGACCATCTGTAAAACCAATGTGTGAAAAATGTAGAGTTATTCGACGCAATGGTAGAGTAATGATTATTTGTGAAAATCCAAAACACAAACAAAGACAAGGATAGGAGGACGTCATTTAATGGCTCGTATAGCAGGAATTGACATTCCACGTAACAAACGTGTAGTAGTCTCATTAACATATATCTACGGAATCGGTTTACCAACTTCCCAAGAAATCTTGGCAAAGACAGAAATCGATGAGAACGTCCGTGTTAAAGATCTTTCAGAAGATCAAGTTAACGCAATTCGTCGTGAAGTAGAAGCAATCAAAGTTGAAGGGGATCTTCGTCGTGAAGTCAACCTTAACATCAAACGTCTCATGGAAATCGGAAGCTTCCGTGGTATTCGCCACCGTCGTGGATTACCAGTTCGTGGACAACGTACAAAAACAAATGCTCGTACACGTAAAGGACCACGTCGTACTGTAGCGAATAAGAAGAAATAATCTTAAATAGGAGGAAAACGTAAATGGCAAAGCAAAAAGTAGCTCGTAAACGTCGCGTTCGCAAGAATATAGCACGCGGAGTAGCTCACATCCATTCGACATTTAACAACACAATCGTTACAATTTCGGATGAACAAGGAAATGTTCTCGCTTGGTCAAGTGCTGGAGCTCTTGGATACAAGGGTTCACGTAAGTCAACACCATATGCAGCTCAAATGGCTTCAGAAGCCGCAGCAAGAGCAGCAGTTGATCATGGAATGAAAGCAGTTGAAGTTAGTGTTAAAGGACCTGGACCTGGTCGTGAATCAGCGGTTCGTGCATTACAAGTAGCTGGATTAGAAATTAGTGTCATCAATGATGTTACACCAGTTCCTCATAACGGATGCCGTCCACCAAAACGTCCACGTGGATAGTATTTTTAAACTAGAAAAAACCAGGAGGTATTCATAGATGAACAAGTTTGAACGTGCGAAATTTGAAGTTAAAGAATTTGATGAAACAGCAAATTACGGTAAGTTTGTTATCGAACCCCTCGAAAGAGGATTCGGTAATACAATCGGAAACGCCTTAAGACGCGTACTACTCTCATCATTACCAGGCGCAGCGGTTTATTCAATTAAAATTGAAGGTGTATACCACGAGTTTACATCAATCGCTGGAGTCGGAGAAGATGTAACTGGTATTGTTCTTAATGTGAAGGACCTCGTCCTTAATATTGAAGACGATGAAGTTTATACTTTACGTATCTCACAAAAAGGACCGAAAGTTGTTACCGCAGCTGACATCGAATGCCCTACAAATGTAGAAATCTTAAACAAAGAACACATCATCGCTACTTTAGCGGAAGGTGCTGTTCTTGAGATGGAGCTTAAAGCTCGTAACGGTCGTGGCTATGTTAGTTCAGATGAGAATAAACTTATCTATCAAAACGCATCCCAAGGGATTGGCACGATTTTTACCGATTCTATTTATACTCCAATCGAAAGAGTTAAATACCTTGTCGAACCAACACGTGTTGGACAAGATTCCAAGTACGATCGCTTAATTTTAGAAATTTGGACAAATGGCGCAATCCAACCTCAAGTTGCTGTGTCACTTGGTTCAAAAATTTTAATGGATCACTTGGAGCAAATTGTTGCAATCAAAGACTCAGTTTATGAAAGCGAATCCGTCATCAAACCGGATGTCTCAGGTGTCGAGAACCCTATGGCAACGATGATGATTGAAGATCTTGATCTCTCAGTTCGTTCATATAACTGCCTAAAACGCGCAGGTATCCAAACTGTTGAAGAGTTAACCCTCAAGACAGAAGAAGAAATGATGCGAATCCGTAACTTAGGTAAAAAGTCATTAAAAGAAGTTAAAGACAAACTCCATGATCTTGGACTTGGCTTTAAATCATTTGAATAGGAGGATATAAGATGAGAAACCGTAAATTAGGTCGTGACTCAGCTCACCGTAAAGCGTTACTCCGTAACCTTTCAACAAGCTTGATCGTTCATGGTCGTATCGAAACAACAGAAATGAAAGCAAAAGAACTTCGTTCAGTTGCTGATAAACTCGTTACACTAGCAAAACGTGGTGACCTACACGCACGTCGTCAAGCTGCAAGCATTGTCTTCAATGTTGTTGCTGATGAAAAAACAGGACAAACAGCTTTACAAAAGCTATTCGATGAAATCGGTCCTAAATATGCTGACCGCAATGGTGGCTACACACGCGTAATCAAAACTGAAATGCGCCGTGGAGATGCTGCACCAATGGCAGTTATTGAATTCGTTTAATCGATTATAAACCCTCAGAAATGAGGGTTTTTGTTTGCACTAAATTTTATGGTCATGTAAATACACATGAGAAAATGTATCTGTTATTATGAAAACGATTGATATGACAAAGGCCAATTAATGGGCTGAAATGGCTTACGGAAATAATATTTCAATTCATTATGTGAATTAATGAAATATAATTGACATCGCTTACAATTTGGGGTAAATTATAGGTACTGATACGTCGTATCAAGGAGGAGAGAATAAATGGATACATTTGTAAAGATCATTGATGAGAAATTATCTGCACCAATGACAAAGCTTGCGAACCAGAGACATTTGCGAGCAGTCCGTGATGGTATTGTTGCGACATTACCATTAATTATCGTGGGTTCGTTTTTCCTAATTATAGGAAATCCGCCATTGCCTGAAAACTGGGGAATTACAATTTTCTTAAAGGCTAATGCACCTGCAATCGTTTTACCTTACCGTTTAACAATGGCTATTATGACATTGTACGCAACTTTCGGTATTGGACATAGTTTGGCTGAATCATATGACCTTGACGGATTGTCAGGTGGTATCTTGGCTACTGCTGCATTCTTATTAACATTCACACCAATTAACATTCCTGCAACTACAGCACTTGCTGAAGCAGGTATGCTTACAGCACAAGGTGTTGAAACACTTAACTTAGGTGTTGCCGGATGGGTATTGCCAATGGCGAACCTTGGTGGTGGTGGTATGTTTGTTGGTATTATTACTGCAATCCTTGCTGTTGAAATTTTCCGTTTCACAGATAAATCAGGATTCAAAATTTCAATGCCACCTCAAGTACCTGCTTCAGTTTCACGTTCATTTGAAGCTTTAGTACCTACAGCAATCATCTTATTGTTAATGGCTACAATTACTTACTGGTTAGGATTTAACTGGCACTCATTCATTGGTAACTTGGTCAAACCATTGTTATCAGCAACAGATTCATTGCCATCAGTTATTATTCAAGTATTACTTGTAACAATCTTCTGGGCATTTGGTATTCACGGTGTTTCAATCATCGGATCAATTGCACGTCCAATCTGGTTACAATTATTAGATGCTAACTCATTAGCATTTGAAGCTGGTGTTGCTGGAACAGCATTACCACATATCGGTGCAGAGCCGTTCTTCCAATGGTTTATTTGGATTGGTGGATCAGGAGCTACAATCGGTTTAGCAATCGCGATGGCATTCTTTGCAAAATCAGCATATGCTAAATCACTTGGTAAAACAGCATTCATTCCTGCAGTGTTTAACATCAACGAACCAATCATCTTTGGTGCACCAATCGTGCTTAACCCAATCTTGATTATTCCGTTCATCTTAACACCTACAGTTCTTGCAATTATTGCTTGGATCGTTACATCAATGGGACTTGTTAACCGTGTTGTCGTTACGGCACCATGGACATTGCCTGGACCTATTGGGGCATACCTTGCAACAGGTGGAGACTGGAGAGCAGCAGTATTGAGCATTGTCTTGATTATCATTGCTTTCTTAATCTACTTCCCATTCTTCAAGATTTATGACAACAAGCTTGTCCTTGAAGAAAATGCAGACATCTAATATAAATTTGTTATAATAGTAAAGGTCTTGTTTATAGCAAGGCCTTTTCTTAAGAAGGAGAGTTACCATGAAAGCACCACGTCTTGAAAAAAACAAATCATTTACAAATATATCATTCAAGAGCTCGCTCTTTATTATCTTTGGAATTTTAGCATCAACACTTATTCCAAAGTTACTTCTCGACTCACTAGGGTTGCAGTTATACCCATTGCGCGTAATTTTGATTGCACTCACTTCGGCATTCGTCGTATGCCGTTGCTTATTCTTTATTGATTCCAATAAAGGTTACACTCGTGGATACTGGATTTTATTTGCGTTGATTGCCATTTTGACTGGCTTTATCTCGTACTTCTGGGTCTACCAAATCTACTTCGTCTAGTCTTGTTTGACAACACTATAATGTTGCGATAAACTAAAGTTGTAGGTACAAATTCTAAAAGGAGATATTATGAGAAAATTAGGAATTTCGATTTACCCCGATAAATCAACTGTTGAAGAAATGAAAGCATATATTGTGAAGGCTGCAGATGCAGGATTCTCACGTATTTTTTCATGCTTATTATCAGTGGAAAAACCACGTGAAGAAATCAAAGCTGAATTTATTGATATCAATACTTTTGCGAAAGAATATGGATTTGAAATCATTGTTGACGTGAGTCCAAAAGTCTTTAAGGACTTAGAAATTAGTTATGATGACCTCACATTCTTTCATGAGATTGGTGCAGATGGAATTCGCTTGGACGCTGGATTTGGTGGCGCACAAGAAGCAATGATGACATTCAACGAATTTGACTTAAAGATTGAAATTAACATGAGTAATGATACAAATTACATCGATACGATTATGGATTTCCAACCCAATCAATATAACTTAATCGCTTGTCATAACTTTTATCCACACCCATATTCTGGCCTCACTGAAGAGCATTTTGTAAACTGTACAACACGATTCACTAAATATGGTCTTCGTTCAGCAGCTTTCGTTGCAAGCATGAACCCAGAAGCTTACGGACCATGGCCTGTTGATTATGGTTTGGTTACATTGGAATCACACCGTGGACTTCCAATGCATGTTCAAATCAAAGACTACATCGCTCGTAACATTCTTGATGATATTATTGTCTCAAACTTTGTACCAAGTGATGCAGAACTTGAAGAAGTGAAGAAAATCAACTTAACAAAACTCAACCTTGCCGTTGAGCTTGTTGATGGCATCCCAGAACTCATGAAGAAAATTGTACTGGAAGAGCCACACTTCAACCGTGGAGACGTAAGTGATTACTTATTGCGTTCAACAATGTCTCGTGTAAAATACAAGGGACAAGGTTTCCCAGTATTCAACGCACCAGAGATGATCAAGCGTGGCGATATTGTTATCGAAAGTGATGACTTTGGACACTATGCAGGTGAATTAAATATTGCAAAGAAAGACATGAAAAATACAGGTAAATCAAATGTTGTCGGGCATGTTGTCGCTGAGGAAATTTTCTTACTCGACAAAATCAAGCCATGGCAAAAATTTGAGTTTACACTATGAAATATTACTTAGGAATTGATGCTGGTGGTACGCACACACGTTTCCTAATGTTTGATGAACACGGAAATAATGTCGAACGTATTGATCGCGATAGCATTCACTTTATGCGTGTCGGATTTGGTGGTATCCAAAATGTACTTGGCGAAATCAAGAGTGAATTCGAATCAAAGGGATTTAATTTTGATGAAGTTGGTGTTGCAATTGGAACGGCCGGTTATGGTGAAGACAAACAAGTCCGCACAAAAATTGAATCTGCAATCTGGAATGTATTTCCCAATGCGCTTATTATGAATGACGCAATGTTCGCCATGACATCGGCTTTGAACCATAATGATGGTGTATACATCATTTCTGGAACTGGATCCATTGCATTTCGCAAACACGATTGTGTTGAGGAACGTCGCGGTGGCTTCGGTTATCTCTTAGCAGATGAAGGTTCAGCATTCTGGATTGGAAAACGTATTTTAGAGGCGTTTACCAAGGAAGCAGATGGTCGTTTACCACGAACACGTTTGTATGATGAAATCATGAGTCATTTTGAACTTCAAGAAGCCTATGATCTTATCGGTATCGCCAATGAGAACAAAGAAGATTATCGTACATGGGTGGCGCAATTTAGCGGCATCGTTGGCAATTTAGAAAGCCCTCACGTTGATGATGTATTCAAACGTGCAGGATTGGAACTTGCTGAACTTGCGAATAACTTCGAACTCAATGGAAAAACCAAGATTGCATTCGGTGGTGGTGTGCTTTTACACAACACACGTGTTCGTGAAACACTACTTCA
The window above is part of the Erysipelothrix sp. HDW6C genome. Proteins encoded here:
- the rpsM gene encoding 30S ribosomal protein S13, whose product is MARIAGIDIPRNKRVVVSLTYIYGIGLPTSQEILAKTEIDENVRVKDLSEDQVNAIRREVEAIKVEGDLRREVNLNIKRLMEIGSFRGIRHRRGLPVRGQRTKTNARTRKGPRRTVANKKK
- the rpsE gene encoding 30S ribosomal protein S5; its protein translation is MNRKPRREPREQEFEERVVVINRVTKVVKGGRRFRFAALVVVGDKKGRVGFGTGKANEVPDAIRKGVEAAKKNLIKVEMVNGSLPHVNTGKFGAGEVFVRPATEGTGVIAGGAIRDVMELAGVTDVLTKCIGSRTPINMVRATFEALKTMKTVNEVASLREIKVEDVR
- a CDS encoding DNA-directed RNA polymerase subunit alpha; its protein translation is MNKFERAKFEVKEFDETANYGKFVIEPLERGFGNTIGNALRRVLLSSLPGAAVYSIKIEGVYHEFTSIAGVGEDVTGIVLNVKDLVLNIEDDEVYTLRISQKGPKVVTAADIECPTNVEILNKEHIIATLAEGAVLEMELKARNGRGYVSSDENKLIYQNASQGIGTIFTDSIYTPIERVKYLVEPTRVGQDSKYDRLILEIWTNGAIQPQVAVSLGSKILMDHLEQIVAIKDSVYESESVIKPDVSGVENPMATMMIEDLDLSVRSYNCLKRAGIQTVEELTLKTEEEMMRIRNLGKKSLKEVKDKLHDLGLGFKSFE
- the rplR gene encoding 50S ribosomal protein L18 is translated as MAKKLSRNQERVRRHARVRRKVSGTQERPRLSVYRSNGNISVQIIDDVAQVTLAATGSIDLKLENGGNVEAATKVGAEVAKLAKDKGITAVVFDRGGYIYHGRVKALAEAAREAGLEF
- the map gene encoding type I methionyl aminopeptidase; translated protein: MITTKSERELDLMREAGRIAFEAQEVVRAAIKPGVSTKHLDDLAHRYILSQGATPAFLGFDGFTGSICASVNEVLVHGIPSSDIILKDGDIITIDVGAVYKGYYSDHAWTYPVGEISEAAKVLLQVSEDSLFAGIEAAVAGNRVGDIGHAVMSVVEPYGFGLPVEYSGHGLGTSMHEEPFVPNVGVPGKGALLRKNMVIAIEPMVQIGTNKTEVLDDGWNVVSKDRSLTAHYEHTVLVLENGYEILTRTKEAF
- a CDS encoding N-acetylglucosamine kinase — its product is MKYYLGIDAGGTHTRFLMFDEHGNNVERIDRDSIHFMRVGFGGIQNVLGEIKSEFESKGFNFDEVGVAIGTAGYGEDKQVRTKIESAIWNVFPNALIMNDAMFAMTSALNHNDGVYIISGTGSIAFRKHDCVEERRGGFGYLLADEGSAFWIGKRILEAFTKEADGRLPRTRLYDEIMSHFELQEAYDLIGIANENKEDYRTWVAQFSGIVGNLESPHVDDVFKRAGLELAELANNFELNGKTKIAFGGGVLLHNTRVRETLLHALNDDYEFVASEHPVEYAAYLLLKQH
- a CDS encoding adenylate kinase gives rise to the protein MNLLIMGPAGSGKGTMSAQIVEAYGVVHISTGDMFREAIANETPVGLEAKSYMDNGKLVPDSVTDRMVKERISQDDCLNGYLLDGYPRNLSQAHAIEEMAAEINRPIDLVINLVVDYQELVKRITGRRICKTCGAIYHVDFHKPQIEGVCDIDGGALYQRVDDTEEKLAVRFEEYTKQTEPSIEYFREKGLVRDIDASQDAKKVMDDIRNILEAVK
- the rplO gene encoding 50S ribosomal protein L15, with the protein product MKLHELKYNEGARQDRKRIGRGHGSGTGKTSGKGHKGQNARSGGGVALGFEGGQTPLYKRIPTRGFKNINRVEHAVVNLSSLNVFEDGSEVTIEMLLEKRIINKTLDGVKILGQGELEKKLTVKANAFSKSAIESIEKLGGKAEVI
- the rplQ gene encoding 50S ribosomal protein L17, yielding MRNRKLGRDSAHRKALLRNLSTSLIVHGRIETTEMKAKELRSVADKLVTLAKRGDLHARRQAASIVFNVVADEKTGQTALQKLFDEIGPKYADRNGGYTRVIKTEMRRGDAAPMAVIEFV
- a CDS encoding PTS sugar transporter subunit IIC, with the translated sequence MDTFVKIIDEKLSAPMTKLANQRHLRAVRDGIVATLPLIIVGSFFLIIGNPPLPENWGITIFLKANAPAIVLPYRLTMAIMTLYATFGIGHSLAESYDLDGLSGGILATAAFLLTFTPINIPATTALAEAGMLTAQGVETLNLGVAGWVLPMANLGGGGMFVGIITAILAVEIFRFTDKSGFKISMPPQVPASVSRSFEALVPTAIILLLMATITYWLGFNWHSFIGNLVKPLLSATDSLPSVIIQVLLVTIFWAFGIHGVSIIGSIARPIWLQLLDANSLAFEAGVAGTALPHIGAEPFFQWFIWIGGSGATIGLAIAMAFFAKSAYAKSLGKTAFIPAVFNINEPIIFGAPIVLNPILIIPFILTPTVLAIIAWIVTSMGLVNRVVVTAPWTLPGPIGAYLATGGDWRAAVLSIVLIIIAFLIYFPFFKIYDNKLVLEENADI
- the rpsK gene encoding 30S ribosomal protein S11, with translation MAKQKVARKRRVRKNIARGVAHIHSTFNNTIVTISDEQGNVLAWSSAGALGYKGSRKSTPYAAQMASEAAARAAVDHGMKAVEVSVKGPGPGRESAVRALQVAGLEISVINDVTPVPHNGCRPPKRPRG
- the rplF gene encoding 50S ribosomal protein L6, producing MSRIGNKTITIPAGVEVNVKAGNEVTVKGPKGTLTRQFNPIYTIDVAEGEVNVARPNDTKLVKQIHGTTRSLINNMVEGVNEGFKKELNLVGIGYRASKSGNTLVLNVGYSHPIEFEVNEGLEVEVPSATVIVVSGIDKQMVGEFAANVRATRKPEPYLGKGIKYKDEVIRRKEGKTAAKK
- the infA gene encoding translation initiation factor IF-1 gives rise to the protein MSKENVIEVDGVVLDTLPGAMFKVELSNGHEILAHVSGKIRMHYIRILPGDRVTVEISPYDLSRGRITFRHK
- a CDS encoding DUF871 domain-containing protein; protein product: MRKLGISIYPDKSTVEEMKAYIVKAADAGFSRIFSCLLSVEKPREEIKAEFIDINTFAKEYGFEIIVDVSPKVFKDLEISYDDLTFFHEIGADGIRLDAGFGGAQEAMMTFNEFDLKIEINMSNDTNYIDTIMDFQPNQYNLIACHNFYPHPYSGLTEEHFVNCTTRFTKYGLRSAAFVASMNPEAYGPWPVDYGLVTLESHRGLPMHVQIKDYIARNILDDIIVSNFVPSDAELEEVKKINLTKLNLAVELVDGIPELMKKIVLEEPHFNRGDVSDYLLRSTMSRVKYKGQGFPVFNAPEMIKRGDIVIESDDFGHYAGELNIAKKDMKNTGKSNVVGHVVAEEIFLLDKIKPWQKFEFTL
- the rpmJ gene encoding 50S ribosomal protein L36: MKVRPSVKPMCEKCRVIRRNGRVMIICENPKHKQRQG
- the secY gene encoding preprotein translocase subunit SecY, whose amino-acid sequence is MRLFTDIFKNKEIRRKIMFTLAMLLLYRLGTVVPVPNVDSAKLSGMVSSLESNTLVGMINILGGGLLQQLSIFALGVGPYITGSIIIQLLSMDVIPYLTELTKSGQKGKQQIDRITRYLGVILAYVQGIGILYVFNSQYNILLSTNVVDYFFMGTVMTAGTMFLLWVGDQITAKGVGNGMSLIIFAGIVSAMPKSFASAYAAMVTNGGSMGWLWFTLFALSYVAIIILVVFMNNAVRKISIQYTSNVSGTARGSGMNHLPLMINSASVIPVIFAGAIMQAPIIALSWFNQGSVYTFLSTYFTTNHPVGLTLYALLTIAFTFFYTHLQVDPEKISEDFAKNNSYIPGVRPGKDTKTYISTILNRITVLGAIFLTFVAVLPHLLPMITNGAIPASTAPGGTGIIIVVGVALETVKELEGRLTQRDRSYKGLFNR